The genome window CTTTATAAGGCTAAAGATAAAAAGGATATAAATGACTTACATATGGTTTGTAGCAGAGGTGTAGAATCTGAGCCCACTCACCAATTGTACAATACTAGTCTATTATAGACCGTCGCGACATTCCACTGAAAGCTTTGCATCAGTCGACGCCGCGTTCAGTTATTGTCATATTTTACACGGTGTATTTTGATACGGATATGGCAAATGCACATTTGGTATATATAATTAGTCAAAAAGTATGTTTTctaaaaaacaatattaattatTGATATCGTTACCATTTAAATATGTGACCGTACAAACGATGTGTGCTAATCGCATTTTCTCATCGTAAATTGCAGGCTATTGATCGTCTTCAACATTACTATACTAGGATTATTAAAGGTTAGGATAATCTTCTGACCTCTCAACCAGAGTGAATGGTAGCCTGTAGTGAATGGTAATTGTCTGGATTGACCTAGTTGGCTCAAATCCAGTCATATTTctaattatcatttaatgttCCATAAATAAAGGCTACATTTGAGCGCTTCATATACAAACGTATATAGGTCAGTATTAAAACAGTTATAGGCTAGGCctgttcattattattaaagcaaaaggcaggttcaatacaagttaagctcaagcgacagcatttgtggcataatgttgattatctaaAAAAAGCAATTTCGAGTCAAAAATCGAGGTCACAttggcgcttacaatggaagtgaatggggcaaatctttggagggtttaaatgcagatcTTGTTAcaaaagcacttccattaatGCTTGTACAAAACCTGTGTagtatttgagctgtacattttaaactgatgtttttgcagtcattttagggtttacaccaTTACGTCattatcatggcaatgaagttgaaaaaatggaaataactttacacagaaaatttaAATATGAACATACATATTgtatatgtcttgtggctttacttttaaaacaatgagtatttttgttttttacggattgtcccattcacttccattgtaagtgtcttactgtagcATAACCtagattgtttttttgttgttgttttttttttaagaaaaggagggacaagtagaaataaactttttgaagtaatcaatgttatgccacacatgctgtcgataAAGTTTCACTTGTAACCCGGAATACTCCTTTAAAGAATTAGGTTTTAACTGTTGAAATTCTCCCTCATTGTGAATGCCTTTTGCATCTGCAATACAGAAGACATTCCCTAAAATCACCAATCAGACCAAGTGAAGCTAAACAGGtaaaacaaatagaaccttgCTAATTAGTTAGAAAATAGGATTGATAAACTGTAGCTTGCTTTATACAgcccccaaaagtatttgcactctttaagggatagctcacccaaaaatgaaaactcatgtcattatttacttactgcTGTTCCAAACTATATCACTTTCTTTCGTGGATCTCGAAAAAGTAGCATCTGCAAACAAAACTTATAGACTTAtctcagtgtatatatatatttataaaaatatatttgtaatattgttcagatatatatatatatatatatatatatatatatatatatatatatatatatatatatatatatctgaacaatacactatatatatatatatatatatatatatatatatatatatatatactcacctaaaggattattaggaacacctgttcaatttctcattaatgcaattatctaatcaaccaatcacatggcagttgcttcaatgcatttaggggtgtggtcctggtcaagacaatctcctgaactccaaactgaatgtcagaatgggaaagaaaggtgatttaagccattttgagcgtggcatggttgttggtgccagacgggccggtctgagtatttcacaatctgctcagttactgggattttcacgcacaaccatttctagggtttacaaagaatggtgtgaaaaggaaaaacatccagtatgcggcagtcctgtgggctaaaaaatgccttgttgatgctagaggtcagaggagaatgggccgactgattcaagctgatagaagagcaactttgactgaaataaccactcgttacaaccaagatatgcagcaaagcatttgtgaagccacaacacgcacaaccttgaggcggatgggctacaacagcagaagaccccaccgggtaccactcatctccactacaaataggaaaaagaggctacaatttgcaagagctcaccaaaattggacagttgaagactggaaaaatgttgcctggtctgatgagtctcgatttctgttgagacattcagatggtagagtcagaatttggcgtacacagaatgagaacatggatccatcatgccttgttaccgctgtgcaggctggtggtggtggtgtaatggtgtgggggatgttttcttggcacactttaggccccttagtgccaattgggcatcgtttaaatgccacggcctacctgagcattgtttctgaccatgtccatccctttatggccaccatgtacccatcctctgatggctacttccagcaggataatgcaccatgtcacaaagctcgaatcatttcaaattggtttcttgaacatgacaatgagttcactgtaataaaatggcccccacagtcaccagatctcaacccaatagagcatctttgggatgtggtggaacgggagcttcgtgccctggatgggCATcctacaaatctccatcaactgcaagatgctatcctatcaatatgggccaacatttctaaagaatgctttcagcaccttgttgaataaatgccatgtagaattaaggcagttctgaaggcgaaagggggtcaaacacagaatTAGTAtggtgttaataataataatcctttaggtgagtgtatatataaatatatatatatatatatatatatatatatatatatatatatatatatatatatatatatatatatatattccacaaTTAGGCATTGGCTTACTTAAAAACAACTGGTCCAAAGGACACTTTTGGTGAATGtctgaagtcagttcccctcaaattCACACATGCATGTGCACTACCAGTGTAACcaaaggtgtagttcatcacattaacattACAGAAACACATTATGGAAAGTCCTACTAATTTTGACAACCAAAAAGTATCCTATACTATTTGGCATAGGCtacttaaatgttttgttttgtaatacagtgacattcatacatttttacatatggCTTAAATATCCAAATAGTACTTGAAATAAAGGCTAAAAGGTATAGAGAAGTTgagtaagataaaaaaaaaaaaaaaaaggcagataTGGAGAAGTTAATAGCTgaagtttaaataaatgtttttaagagCAAGTTAGTGAGactatatctgtctgtccgtGTATAGGCCCACCATTTGCCGATGCATCCTAAACTTCGAGCCAGACCACTTCAGTGTTCTTTCACATAGTCTTTTAGTTTTTCAACACTTATAACAGTACAATCACATGTGTTTAATGGACACTTTCCCGCAGAGGGCTATGATgcagaaaataatttagacttatAATAAACAACATCTGTTGGATAAAAACCATGCTTTTCATTCATTCCCAGATTGTTCCAGAATGAACAGGTCTATAGCCACCTGCTGGATATTTCTCCTGCTTTCAGCATACCTGTGCGACCAGGTTATATCCAAAGGTGGCAGAGGAGGAGCCAGGGGGTCAGCGCGGGGCAGTGCCCGGGGAGGCCGGTCATCCCGCAACCGAGGCTCCCCCGCAGTACGGGTGGCAGCGGCAGCAGCGGCAGGTGCTGCAGTGGCGCTAGGAGCTGGAGGATGGTACGCATCAGCCCAGCGTCGTCCGGACTACAGCTTAGAACACGGTGATGATTACTATAGCAACAGAACAGACTGGGAGCTTTACCTCGCCAGGACATCAAGCGCGACAGTGCATGATTCCATTACCATTACAAAACTATGCGCTCTGCTCCTGCCAATAAACTTTGTGATGTACTTTGCCCCTTGAGGCAGTTTAAGACTTGACACAGTTTAATAAGCTACTTAATGTTACTGTGCAACAAGTTAGTCACACCAATGCTTAATAATGTGTACTTTGTTGCACAAACAGGATAAAAAAAGAGGATAAAACGATAAAAGAACATTTCAAAACCACTGTATATTTAGATAGCAAATAAGCATTTGATAATAAGATCTGAAAGGTTAGAGTGCATAGTTTGCTTCAAGTGGAGCATTAGTAAATACACAAATTTTCCTACTAAATTTATGCTGGCTAAATCGTGCACTGGATGGCAGATATACTGTGTTAATGCTGTGGAGAAGCACCACTGTCCTTGAGTGTCTTATAGATTTAAACAATTATGAAAATTTTTATATGAACCTTTGTCCGTTTATCAATGTCTGTGCTCACTTTTAACTGTAATAATTTTGTGTGAACTGAAAAAGTATGCTGTGACACAACTCTAAACTTTTTATCTGTAACTGTACTTCCATTCCCgtgagtgtgaaaaatgtttttaaatttgtcATGCTTTGAAATATTGATCGAAGCATTTTGTATTTCTTGTAGACACTTTTGATAATCCACACAACAATGTTAATGCAGTATCTATTACATAAAATCTATTTGCCAATcattagatatactgtatacaaaatattattttagaaacaaaaaaaaaaaaaaacaatcgtgTGCCAAATATTTCTCTAAATGGATGCATTAGTCTTCAAAAGTATATTATCAGCTGATGTATTACTGGGACAGTAGGAAATCAAATAGTTAAAAGTACTGTAGTTTTTGTTTCTATCTTTTTGGTTGtaatccatgtttttttttttatatataaacatatacatacaaTGACACCAGGCTATATGAAACCGAATAATTTATTGTAGCTTCAATTTCAGTAAGGAAAAAATACACTGTTTACCTTTTCTGATACCTGtacacaataaaaacaaagaaatgtccAAAATCCTTGATGCACCctcttttaatgaaaacaataaaagtaattcatgcaTTTCCTTTGTGCTCAGTGTCCAGCCttgaaaatacatacagtatggtCAATAGTCCAAACAGTTACAATGGCAAAAATCATCCATGTTTTATAAGTCTAGCATCACTTTTCCAAGTTCTCCTTTCCGGAATGCTCTGATGAAATCATAGGCTGCCGCAGTGTAGTCTGGTACTTGGACAGTAATGTTACCTAAAGATTGAATGTGTTTAAATACATCAGAGGAGTTATGTTTCATGAACAAGTATATGCTTTAAATTAGGGAGTTACCTAATGATAAAACATGTCATACTATGGCATAAAACTAGAAGTTTTAAAAGTAAACTATCATCATTGGAAACCATAGAGATTGATTCATTTTGTGAATTCACTACAATTAAAACTTGAGTGGCTTGACTGAATTAACTCACCAATGCCAGTGATTGCTTTCACACGCTTGGTCTTGCCCAGCTTCACGGCAATACACTTCAGCACATGCTGAATATCATCACAAGGCTCTTCAAGATCATACTTCTCGACGTAACTAAAGAAGCAATTGTCACAAGCGTTAGTGATGACTTGCTGCAGACTTGCTGTGTGtacacacttggcaggtttggttagattacaacgaactctggtgcgattgttagtgcggttcatctgaacaagtgtgaacgctgccataTGAACCTTGGTGCACATGAAACAAGCAGACTGAGAccccctgaatagtgggtctcggtctgcttccaaatgaactctggtgtgGTTTGAATGATATATGAATGCAGCATagaccaaagacatctaaacggaccaatgacaggaagtaatttgcctttaatattgacctcaagcatacctggttcttttcatcataggagctatgttgcccattaccttcacaggcgtcggaaccgccgtccgcgcagcatatcttcgtttgtgtgtgcaacggaggaattcctggtgccgttttgactcctttacacattttattcgCTTgctttgttctcagctggtaaaaatactaCCATATATACAGAAATCCAACGAGCTcatttagcccagcagccagcatggTTTTGGATGTTTGGCAAGTTCCATCGCAAAatatatgtcataaaagctgttcaatcaggttgtgaccttttccttatgccttttgttttgtatctttaggttcggttttaaaaatgtcaatgtgAACGCGAAGCAAACCAGTACTaattgtatcattttcttttttggtctgaaccaagagaaccgaactacaagtgtgaacacatgctaaaaagcCCACAAGAGAATATTGTTTACTAATTATAAAACtgtctttttaatatatatatatatatatatatatatatatatatatatatatatatatatatatatatatatataagagttgCAAATCTGTTTGGAAAAGGACTAAAAATTCACAGAGAAGTATCACTGCAGTAAGTACCTAAATCTTTCCAGTCTGTTCAGTGAAAACAGCAGATAATCTGCAATGATATCCTCACCAACTAAATGGTCCAGAATGGTACCTGTTTCAAAAGAAGACACCTTCATAAATCTTACACTGACAGCAATAAAGTTACTGTACACTAAGAAATGCATTGTTTGTTCTGGAACTGTGTAGACTTACCACATAAAGCTAGTTTCATTCCTGACTCTATGTTCTCTATTTTAGGTGGCAGAACTCCCGGGGTGTCCAGTAAATGAATTATGGGTCGCTCACAGACCTAATACAGCACAGGTTTCATTTAATACTAGAGGAGAACACATCAATCCAATTGAACCCTCTACTTAAATCATAATTAATACAGCAAACCTGAATTCTGGTCAAGACAGCTTTTGTAATTCCTGGTTCACCTCCAACTTTGGAAGCTTTGCCTGAAAGCAATACATATATCCAATGTTTGCCGTTTATTTGCTAGGAttcatttattagatttttttaacagCATAATCTCATGTATACTACAAAAAAATACCTTTTTTCAAAAACGTTCTTCTTACAGCATTAATCAGAGATGACTTCCCCACATTTGGCACTC of Xyrauchen texanus isolate HMW12.3.18 chromosome 20, RBS_HiC_50CHRs, whole genome shotgun sequence contains these proteins:
- the mtg1 gene encoding mitochondrial ribosome-associated GTPase 1 isoform X2, which encodes MDLADTSNKESILKRLERESVKNVLFTDCLRQRDENVKKIVPLITELIERGSRFHREEDISYCLMVIGVPNVGKSSLINAVRRTFLKKGKASKVGGEPGITKAVLTRIQVCERPIIHLLDTPGVLPPKIENIESGMKLALCGTILDHLVGEDIIADYLLFSLNRLERFSYVEKYDLEEPCDDIQHVLKCIAVKLGKTKRVKAITGIGNITVQVPDYTAAAYDFIRAFRKGELGKVMLDL
- the mtg1 gene encoding mitochondrial ribosome-associated GTPase 1 isoform X1 gives rise to the protein MRIYHSLFSAAKFRTVFDFGEREVAHWFPGHMAKGLKQMRANLRKVDCIIEIHDARIPFSGRNPLFQESLDVRPHLLVLNKMDLADTSNKESILKRLERESVKNVLFTDCLRQRDENVKKIVPLITELIERGSRFHREEDISYCLMVIGVPNVGKSSLINAVRRTFLKKGKASKVGGEPGITKAVLTRIQVCERPIIHLLDTPGVLPPKIENIESGMKLALCGTILDHLVGEDIIADYLLFSLNRLERFSYVEKYDLEEPCDDIQHVLKCIAVKLGKTKRVKAITGIGNITVQVPDYTAAAYDFIRAFRKGELGKVMLDL